From a region of the Gordonia sp. PP30 genome:
- the fdhD gene encoding formate dehydrogenase accessory sulfurtransferase FdhD: MGRITARRRVTRVQRGGAPDVRADLLAVEEPLEIRVGGTALSVTMRTPGHDAELTLGFLLAEGVIGGRDDVIAARPCANSTIDGPDGTPRGTYNVLDVMLAAHVPPPSVALARRVATTSACGVCGKTSLDAVTATSRYDSSGDTATVTADFLLDLPSRLRRRQSAFDKTGGLHAAGLFDVATGELLVVREDVGRHNAVDKVLGWALAGGRLPLTGTVLQVSGRASFELVLKAAMAGVPFLSAVSAPSSLAAELADERGITLAGFVRGDSLVLYARDDRVVTSAADVAGGRGTDTLTG; the protein is encoded by the coding sequence ATGGGCAGAATTACCGCTCGGCGGCGGGTGACTCGAGTCCAGCGCGGCGGTGCCCCCGACGTTCGCGCGGATCTCCTGGCCGTCGAGGAACCGCTGGAGATCCGGGTGGGCGGCACCGCGCTGTCGGTCACCATGCGCACCCCCGGGCACGACGCCGAACTGACCCTCGGCTTCCTGCTCGCCGAGGGCGTGATCGGCGGCCGCGACGACGTGATCGCCGCGCGGCCGTGCGCGAACAGCACCATCGACGGACCGGACGGGACCCCGCGCGGTACCTACAACGTGCTCGACGTGATGCTCGCCGCGCACGTTCCCCCGCCGTCGGTGGCGCTGGCCAGGCGGGTCGCCACCACCAGCGCGTGCGGGGTCTGCGGCAAGACCAGCCTGGACGCGGTCACCGCCACCTCGCGGTACGACTCGTCCGGCGACACCGCGACCGTCACCGCCGACTTCCTGCTCGATCTTCCGTCCCGTCTGCGGCGCAGACAGTCGGCCTTCGACAAGACCGGCGGTCTGCACGCCGCGGGGCTGTTCGACGTCGCCACCGGCGAGCTCCTGGTGGTGCGCGAGGACGTCGGCAGGCACAACGCCGTCGACAAGGTCCTCGGCTGGGCGCTGGCGGGCGGCCGGCTGCCGCTGACCGGGACCGTGCTGCAGGTGTCCGGCCGGGCCAGTTTCGAGCTGGTGCTCAAGGCCGCGATGGCCGGGGTGCCGTTCCTCTCGGCGGTGTCGGCACCGTCGTCACTGGCGGCCGAACTCGCCGACGAGCGGGGTATCACTCTAGCCGGGTTCGTCCGCGGCGACTCGCTGGTGCTGTACGCGCGCGACGACCGCGTCGTCACGTCGGCGGCGGACGTCGCCGGTGGACGGGGCACCGATACGCTGACCGGGTGA
- a CDS encoding glycosyltransferase 87 family protein has product MTAPAAPSPIVRYAPPALAAAVLAASIVIGLTLRFGHGQIDLAVYRIGARAWLDGQALYGRAFPVQGIYLPFTYPPLAAVVLAPLAMLADGGARALMFVISLASLFGTLWLVLTRIRPGLAPTTALTLTLLATAGALQLEPVSETFGFGQLNLLLMFLVTADILVAKPWWPRGMLIGIAAAVKLTPAAFLLYFLVSKRWRDAAVTVVSAAAATALGFALAWNDSVQYWLRGTLGETNRIGAPYFTSNQSWKGVLTRIDPHAPTAAWLLGAILAVVLAAVLMSRLLRAGRPVEAMLVNAIAVLLCSPVSWSHHWVWIAPALLVAFDAIVRGVRPAFTVPATAVVTVVFAIGPHWLLPHRHDRELTWAWWQHPIGDAYWLVAVAVLVGGVACYRPAVREPAAEVTAAV; this is encoded by the coding sequence GTGACCGCACCCGCCGCACCGTCCCCCATCGTCCGGTACGCACCGCCGGCACTGGCCGCGGCGGTCCTCGCGGCGTCGATCGTGATCGGGCTGACCCTGCGGTTCGGGCACGGCCAGATCGACCTCGCCGTCTACCGGATCGGCGCCCGCGCCTGGCTCGACGGCCAGGCCCTCTACGGCCGCGCCTTCCCGGTGCAGGGCATCTACCTGCCGTTCACCTATCCCCCGCTGGCCGCGGTGGTGCTCGCGCCGCTGGCGATGCTGGCCGACGGCGGCGCGCGAGCGCTGATGTTCGTGATCTCCCTGGCGAGTCTGTTCGGCACCCTCTGGCTGGTGCTGACCCGGATCCGCCCCGGCCTGGCCCCGACGACCGCGCTGACCCTGACCCTGCTGGCCACCGCGGGCGCCCTGCAACTGGAACCGGTCTCGGAGACCTTCGGCTTCGGGCAGCTCAATCTGCTGCTGATGTTCCTCGTCACCGCGGACATCCTGGTCGCCAAGCCGTGGTGGCCGCGGGGCATGCTCATCGGGATCGCGGCGGCGGTGAAGCTGACCCCGGCAGCATTCCTGCTGTATTTCCTGGTGTCGAAGCGGTGGCGGGACGCGGCCGTCACCGTGGTGAGCGCCGCCGCCGCGACCGCTCTGGGCTTCGCGCTGGCGTGGAACGACTCGGTGCAGTACTGGCTGCGCGGCACCCTCGGTGAGACCAACCGGATCGGGGCGCCGTACTTCACCTCGAACCAGTCGTGGAAGGGCGTGCTGACCAGGATCGACCCGCACGCGCCCACCGCGGCATGGCTGCTCGGCGCGATCCTCGCCGTCGTCCTCGCGGCCGTGCTCATGTCGCGACTGCTGCGCGCCGGCCGCCCGGTGGAGGCGATGCTGGTCAACGCGATCGCGGTGCTGCTGTGTTCGCCGGTGTCGTGGTCGCACCACTGGGTGTGGATCGCCCCGGCGCTGCTCGTCGCGTTCGACGCGATCGTGCGCGGGGTGCGGCCTGCGTTCACCGTTCCGGCGACGGCCGTCGTGACCGTCGTCTTCGCGATCGGTCCGCACTGGCTGCTGCCGCATCGGCACGACCGGGAACTGACCTGGGCGTGGTGGCAGCACCCGATCGGTGACGCCTACTGGCTGGTCGCCGTCGCGGTGCTCGTCGGCGGGGTGGCCTGCTATCGCCCGGCGGTCCGGGAACCGGCCGCCGAGGTCACGGCCGCAGTGTGA
- the secY gene encoding preprotein translocase subunit SecY: MLSSLMATFRTPDLRKKIFFVLGILVLYRFGATLPSPGVNFKEVGRCVDAANSGDHAQIYSLINMFSGGALLQLSVFAIGIMPYITASIIVQLLTVVIPRFEQLRKEGQSGQTKMTQYTRYLTVGLALLQSTGIVALAANGGLLQSVQGECDSDAIIHDHSIFALTIMVLVMTAGACLVMWFGELITERGVGNGMSLLIFAGIAARLPAEGRTILQSRGGLIFGLVCVAAFIILLAVVFIEQGQRRVPVQYAKRMVGRKMYGGSSTYIPIKVNTAGVIPVIFASSLLYIPQLVISLTQSSGSTDGAGWKSWVQDNLVNPGSWVHILVYFLLIIFFTYFYVAVTFNPEERADDMKRYGGFIPGIRPGKPTADYLSYVLSRITLPGSLYLGIIAILPNLFLEIGNGGSVQNMPFGGTALLIMVGVGLDTLKQINSQLMQRKYEGFLK, translated from the coding sequence GTGCTTTCCAGCCTCATGGCGACCTTCCGGACGCCGGATCTGAGGAAGAAGATCTTCTTTGTCCTCGGCATCCTCGTGCTGTACCGCTTCGGAGCCACGCTGCCGTCCCCCGGTGTGAACTTCAAAGAAGTCGGCCGGTGTGTGGACGCGGCGAACTCCGGCGACCACGCGCAGATCTACTCGCTGATCAACATGTTCTCCGGCGGCGCGCTGTTGCAGCTGTCGGTCTTCGCGATCGGCATCATGCCGTACATCACCGCGTCGATCATCGTGCAGCTGCTGACCGTGGTGATCCCGCGCTTCGAGCAGTTGCGCAAGGAAGGCCAGTCCGGCCAGACCAAGATGACGCAGTACACGCGCTACCTGACCGTGGGTCTGGCGCTGCTGCAGTCGACCGGCATCGTCGCCCTCGCCGCGAACGGCGGCCTGCTGCAGAGCGTGCAGGGCGAGTGTGATTCCGACGCGATCATCCACGACCACAGCATCTTCGCGCTGACCATCATGGTGCTCGTGATGACCGCGGGCGCCTGCCTGGTCATGTGGTTCGGCGAGCTGATCACCGAGCGCGGCGTCGGCAACGGCATGTCGCTGCTGATCTTCGCCGGTATTGCCGCCCGCCTGCCCGCGGAGGGCCGCACCATCCTGCAGAGTCGCGGTGGCCTGATCTTCGGTCTGGTCTGCGTCGCGGCGTTCATCATCCTGCTGGCCGTCGTGTTCATCGAGCAGGGCCAGCGCCGCGTCCCCGTGCAGTACGCCAAGCGCATGGTGGGCCGCAAGATGTACGGCGGCTCGTCCACATACATCCCGATCAAGGTGAACACCGCGGGCGTCATCCCGGTGATCTTCGCGTCGTCGCTGCTGTACATCCCGCAGCTGGTGATCAGCCTGACCCAGAGCAGCGGCTCCACCGACGGTGCCGGCTGGAAGTCGTGGGTCCAGGACAACCTGGTCAACCCGGGCAGCTGGGTGCACATCCTCGTGTACTTCCTGCTGATCATCTTCTTCACCTACTTCTACGTGGCGGTGACCTTCAACCCGGAGGAGCGCGCCGACGACATGAAGCGCTACGGCGGCTTCATCCCGGGCATCCGGCCGGGCAAGCCGACCGCCGACTACCTGAGCTACGTGCTGAGCCGCATCACGCTGCCCGGTTCGCTGTACCTCGGCATCATCGCGATCCTGCCGAACCTGTTCCTGGAGATCGGCAACGGCGGCAGCGTGCAGAACATGCCGTTCGGCGGTACCGCGCTTCTGATCATGGTGGGCGTCGGCCTCGATACGCTTAAGCAGATCAACAGCCAGTTGATGCAACGCAAATACGAAGGGTTCCTCAAGTGA
- the infA gene encoding translation initiation factor IF-1, with protein MAKKDGAIEVEGRVVEPLPNAMFRIELENGHKVLAHISGKMRQHYIRILPEDRVVVELSPYDLSRGRIVYRYK; from the coding sequence ATGGCTAAGAAAGACGGAGCCATTGAGGTCGAGGGTCGCGTCGTCGAGCCCCTGCCCAATGCGATGTTTCGCATTGAGCTGGAGAACGGCCACAAGGTACTCGCCCACATCAGCGGCAAGATGCGGCAGCACTACATCCGCATCCTGCCGGAGGATCGCGTCGTCGTGGAGCTCTCGCCCTACGACCTCAGCCGAGGCCGCATCGTCTACCGCTACAAGTAG
- the dtd gene encoding D-aminoacyl-tRNA deacylase translates to MRAVLQRVGAASVTVDGEVVGALDLPGDRLGLVALIGVTHDDTPADAAKLAGKIWGLRIFPGTPERSAADAGAPILVISQFTLYADTAKGRRPSWNAAAPGPVAEPLVDAVTEELRRLGATVATGRFGADMKVALTNDGPVTLILDV, encoded by the coding sequence ATGCGGGCGGTCCTGCAGCGGGTCGGTGCCGCGTCGGTCACGGTCGACGGCGAGGTGGTCGGCGCGCTCGACCTGCCGGGCGACCGGCTCGGGCTGGTCGCGCTGATCGGCGTCACGCACGACGACACGCCCGCCGACGCCGCGAAGCTGGCCGGCAAGATCTGGGGCCTGCGGATCTTCCCCGGCACCCCGGAACGTTCCGCGGCGGACGCCGGGGCCCCGATCCTGGTGATCAGTCAGTTCACGCTGTACGCCGACACCGCGAAGGGGCGCCGTCCGTCGTGGAACGCCGCCGCGCCGGGCCCGGTCGCCGAACCCCTCGTCGACGCGGTGACCGAGGAACTGCGCCGGCTGGGCGCGACCGTGGCGACCGGCCGCTTCGGCGCCGACATGAAGGTCGCGCTGACGAACGACGGCCCGGTCACCCTGATCCTCGACGTCTGA
- the rplO gene encoding 50S ribosomal protein L15, whose protein sequence is MSTIKLHHLRPAPGAKTEKTRVGRGEGSKGKTAGRGTKGTKARKNVPARFEGGQMPIHMRLPKLKGFKNRNRVEYQVVNVGDIARLFPEGGTIGVAELVAAGAVRKNRLVKVLGNGELNVKVDITADKFTGSATEKITAAGGTCTEQ, encoded by the coding sequence ATGAGCACAATCAAGCTGCATCACCTTCGCCCCGCTCCGGGTGCGAAGACCGAGAAGACCCGCGTGGGTCGCGGTGAGGGCTCCAAGGGTAAGACCGCGGGTCGCGGCACCAAGGGCACCAAGGCACGCAAGAACGTGCCGGCCCGCTTCGAGGGCGGCCAGATGCCGATCCACATGCGGCTCCCGAAGCTCAAAGGCTTCAAGAACCGCAACCGGGTCGAGTACCAGGTCGTGAACGTGGGCGACATCGCCCGGCTGTTCCCGGAGGGTGGCACCATCGGTGTCGCCGAGCTCGTCGCCGCTGGCGCCGTGCGCAAGAACCGCCTGGTCAAGGTCCTCGGCAACGGCGAGCTGAACGTGAAGGTGGACATCACCGCCGACAAGTTCACCGGCTCGGCCACCGAGAAGATCACCGCCGCCGGCGGTACCTGCACCGAGCAGTAA
- the map gene encoding type I methionyl aminopeptidase produces MRFRKRKVVPFRSAGELDAMAAAGAIVGAALVACRDAAAPGVSTLDLDEIAETVIREAGAVPSFKGYHGFPGSICSSVNDVVVHGIPNKTTVLAAGDLVSIDCGAILDGWHGDSAWTFGVGDLSTDDAELSEATRLSLEAGIAAMLPGNKVNDVSRAIEAGTRAAEKRFGRSFGIVDGYGGHGIGREMHMDPFLANEDSPGRGKEELVVGSTLAIEPMLTLGGPDTSVLDDDWTVVTDDGTRAAHWEHTVAVTADGPRILTLRP; encoded by the coding sequence GTGCGCTTTCGCAAGCGGAAGGTCGTGCCGTTCCGGTCGGCCGGAGAGCTTGATGCGATGGCGGCGGCCGGCGCGATCGTCGGCGCCGCCCTCGTCGCCTGCCGCGACGCGGCCGCACCCGGCGTGAGCACCCTCGACCTCGACGAGATCGCCGAGACGGTGATCCGCGAGGCGGGGGCGGTTCCGTCGTTCAAGGGCTATCACGGTTTCCCGGGCTCCATCTGCAGCTCGGTGAACGACGTCGTGGTCCACGGCATCCCGAACAAGACCACCGTGCTCGCCGCCGGCGACCTGGTGTCCATCGACTGCGGCGCCATCCTGGACGGCTGGCACGGCGACTCGGCCTGGACCTTCGGCGTCGGGGACCTGTCCACGGACGACGCCGAGCTCAGCGAGGCCACCCGGCTCTCCCTGGAGGCCGGTATCGCCGCGATGCTGCCGGGTAACAAGGTGAACGACGTCTCGCGCGCCATCGAGGCCGGGACGCGCGCCGCGGAGAAGCGGTTCGGGCGCAGCTTCGGGATCGTCGACGGCTACGGCGGCCACGGCATCGGCCGCGAGATGCACATGGACCCGTTCCTCGCGAACGAGGACAGCCCGGGCCGCGGCAAAGAAGAACTCGTCGTCGGCTCCACCCTGGCCATCGAGCCGATGCTGACCCTGGGCGGGCCGGACACCTCCGTGCTCGACGACGACTGGACCGTCGTCACCGACGACGGCACGCGCGCCGCGCACTGGGAGCACACCGTCGCGGTCACCGCCGACGGCCCCCGCATCCTCACACTGCGGCCGTGA
- a CDS encoding phage holin family protein: MRAFLIRTLLTAFALWAAVSLVPGLAFDFGSLTSWWAKFGVVLLIAVIFGLVNAFIKPIVQILSIPLYILTLGLVHIAINALMLELTAWITNNITHWGLEVHSFFWAAIFGALVISIVSWLTAMLIPDRAENLYT, translated from the coding sequence ATGCGCGCCTTCCTCATCCGGACACTGCTTACCGCGTTCGCACTCTGGGCCGCGGTGTCCCTGGTTCCCGGTCTGGCCTTCGACTTCGGTTCGCTCACCTCCTGGTGGGCCAAGTTCGGCGTGGTGCTGTTGATTGCGGTGATCTTCGGCCTGGTGAACGCCTTCATCAAGCCGATCGTGCAGATCCTGTCGATCCCGCTGTACATCCTCACCCTCGGCCTGGTGCACATCGCCATCAACGCCCTGATGCTGGAACTGACGGCGTGGATCACCAACAACATCACCCACTGGGGCCTGGAGGTGCACAGCTTCTTCTGGGCGGCGATCTTCGGCGCGCTGGTGATCTCCATCGTCAGCTGGCTGACCGCGATGCTGATCCCAGACCGCGCCGAGAACCTCTACACCTGA
- a CDS encoding adenylate kinase: MRLVIVGPPGAGKGTQAELLSESLGIPHISTGDLFRANISQGTPIGVEAKKYLDSGNLVPPEITISMVRDRLGEPDAAKGFLLDGFPRSVEQAEALSGILADLGVSLDGVLSIVVDEDAVVDRMLARGRADDTEDVIRNRMRVYADETAPLLEFYADDIIEIDGMGEVADVQQQILTKLGKA, encoded by the coding sequence GTGAGACTCGTCATCGTCGGACCTCCCGGAGCAGGCAAGGGCACGCAGGCGGAACTGCTGTCGGAGTCGCTCGGTATCCCGCACATCTCCACCGGCGATCTGTTCCGCGCGAACATCAGCCAGGGCACGCCGATCGGTGTGGAGGCCAAGAAGTACCTGGACTCGGGCAACCTGGTTCCGCCGGAGATCACCATCAGCATGGTCCGCGACCGGCTCGGCGAGCCGGATGCCGCCAAGGGCTTCCTGCTCGACGGCTTCCCGCGCTCGGTGGAGCAGGCCGAGGCGCTGAGCGGCATCCTCGCCGATCTCGGGGTGAGCCTGGACGGTGTGCTGTCGATCGTGGTCGACGAGGACGCCGTGGTCGACCGGATGCTGGCCCGCGGCCGCGCCGACGACACCGAAGACGTGATCCGTAACCGTATGCGCGTGTACGCCGACGAGACCGCGCCGCTGCTGGAGTTCTACGCCGACGACATCATCGAGATCGACGGCATGGGCGAGGTCGCCGACGTGCAGCAGCAGATCCTCACCAAGCTCGGGAAGGCCTGA
- the rpmD gene encoding 50S ribosomal protein L30: MGQLKITQIKGTVGTKKNQRDSLRTLGLKGIRKTVTREDTPINRGLINVVRHLVTVEEVSE, from the coding sequence ATGGGACAGCTGAAGATCACCCAGATCAAGGGCACCGTCGGTACCAAGAAGAACCAGCGTGACAGCCTGCGCACCCTTGGCCTCAAGGGGATCCGCAAGACCGTCACCCGCGAGGACACGCCGATCAACCGCGGCCTGATCAACGTCGTGCGGCACCTCGTGACTGTCGAAGAGGTCAGCGAATGA